GGAGAATTATCCATGCCATACGCTGTTTGCAAATTGGAATCCTGTTTATTTTTCGACTTCTAAAGAGGACATATGGTCCAAAGATTCTGAGGTAGCTTTTTGGATGGGTGGTCAGGTAACAGAAGAAGGCCTGAAGTGGTTAGTTAAAAAAGGATACAAAACAATTGTAGACCTTAGAGCAGAGACAATAACAGACAACTTTTATCAAGCAGCTCTAGATGATGCTGTTCTATCTGGGAAAATTGAACTGGTCAAAATTCCTGTTGAAGTTGGGACCTCACCTTCAATGGAGCAGGTCGAGAAGTTTGCATCTTTAGTTTCAGATTACAGCAAGAAGCCCATATATCTTCACAGTAAGGAAGGAGTAAAGAGAACTTTGGCCATGATCTCCAGATGGAGGCAGTTCATGTCTCGCTGTTCACAGCAGTCTGTCTCTGGTCAACCAGTAGCTTCCAATGGTTTTTTATTACAAGATGCTGATGGAATGAGAAAAATGCAGGAGCCTTGCATTTTTGAAGAAAGCTCTCAACTGGAAAAGGAGAGTGGGTTGATGCAGGAGTCTTTGGGTCCAAATGGTGTATCCTACGAAAAAGTCTCTCCATACAAGGGTAAGAAGCATCAAAGCAGTAATGGGGCCCTCAGCAGCATTGTTTCTGTCCAAGGTATGCCATCAGAATTAGCTGATAATGGAGTAGGATCCCCAGCAAACTTCACCATAGATACTGACCCTCTGAAGGCCCAGGTTCCTACATGCAATGTTTTCTCCAAAAAAGAAATGTCTAGGTTTTTTAGGAGCagaaagatctcaccttctacTTATAAAAATGATCAGTTGAAAGGATTCCAAATATTACGAATTTCTAGAGATGCGCATAATGGAACAATGAGGAAAGGTGATATTGTTCGTGCTGACACTATGTCACAGCCTCTGGAGTCGGGAGGTCCCAATGGATCACTCAATGGAAAGACTCTTTTTCCAGAGACCCAGAAATCACCTGCTGATGACGAGAAGTATTTGATTGGTGATATTAAGGTTTCTGTTGGTCCAGATGTGAATGGACTGGACCAAGTGGATAGGCCTTCTGTGATGACAGAAACTAATATCTCTACTGTTGTGAATACTAACTTTGATGAGACTGTGAGATCCCAATCAATACTAAAGGATCGGAAGAGCAATGGTGGGCCTGCCTTAATTTCAGCTAATGATGATCTGGGGCCAATTGAAGGTAATATGTGTGCTTCTACAACTGGTGTTGTAAGGGTTCAATCAAGAAAGAAAGCAGAGATGTTTTTAGTTCGGACAGATGGACACTCTTGTGCCAGAGAAAAGGTGACTGAATCGTCTTTGGCCTTCACTCATCCTAGTACCCAGCAGCAGATGCTTATGTGGAAATCAACACCAAAGACTGTATTGCTGTTAAAGAAACTAGGGCAAGAGCTCATGGAAGAAGCAAAAGAGGTACATTAGAAATCTTGTTAGCAAATGACATTCTGTTTATGTAAAAGAATATGTTTGTACATAAACAATATATTTGACGGGGTCACTATTGGACATGTGACttccttttctttaaaaatatatatatatatatatatatataaacaatatgTTTATGCtcctttgattattttttctctttctttcactGTTATGTTTGTAGATTGTTAACAGAATTTCTCTTCATGGTATAgtggttttttttaaatatatgttttaagcTTCCAGTCATAGATGGAAATGTACTTACTTCATCCCATAGTTGATGGGAGTTCACAAATGGCATAcagtttattaaagaaaaataaacattatattccttaaaatacctataaaaaaaaaaatactgtggTTCAAATAAAAGGAGGGttcatatatgaaaaaattcaattttaaagGTAATATGGAAAGTTAAATGGAGAAATGTATCAATTTTTGAAACCTTGATATATTTTGGGGCACCTCAAAAAGTAAAGCACCTCATTTTTGTTTGGAACAGAGAGGGTTGGATACacatataaaacaaatcaagcaaTAGGGATGCGACCACtttatttgtaaaattaaaatgaaagacTCAATTAATCGGCAGAGGTTCTTAGTGGTACTTCTCTCGGGTATGGGTCTTTTGCCTAGCAAAGTGGTAttcaagaggaagcaccattACCCAATTCTGTGGGTCTAGCGAAATATATCTGTCTATTTATGTAAGTGGTTACGGTTTCCTCCACATTCACTTATTCAGTCTTTTCATGGCTTATTTCTTAACTGTATTTATTGCATTGGGTTTTCAGGTTGCCACTTTCTTGTATTACCAAGAGAAAATGAACGTTCTTGTGGAACCTTATGTGCATGATATATTTGCTAGAATCCCGGGGTTTGGATTTGTGCAGACCTTTTATAGTCAAGACACCAGGTAGGGAACTCTTTGATTTAATAACAAATAATTGAAGATTTTGTTAAGGTCCCTGTACTTCTGGAGCTTGCTGACCTATTGGATGCCCTTAATCTAGTGATCTGCATGAGAGGATTGACTTTGTGGCATGCTTGGGTGGTGATGGGGTTATACTCCATGCATCAAATTTATTTAGAGGTGCTGTGCCTCCTGTTGTCTCATTTAATCTTGGATCTCTTGGATTTCTGACTTCCCACGCTGTAAGCTTCTGAACTCAACTTTTGCGTTTTTCTTTTCCCACAATCAGCTATATTTTCTGAATCCTAGTATATTTCTTTTGTTATAGTTTGAAGATTATAAGCAAGACTTAAGACAGGTCATCCATGGAAATGATACTCTGGATGGTGTCTATATAACTCTCAGAATGCGTCTTCGATGTGAAATTTTTCGAAATGGTAAAGCGGTGCCTGGGAAAGTATTTGATGTTCTAAATGAGGTTGTTGTCGATCGGGGTTCTAATCCATATCTTTCTAAAATTGAATGCTATGAACACGACCGACTCATAACCAAGGTGAGATTAGTGAATTCATTTCTTAAGCAGAAAAAAGAAGTTCATTCCCTTGACTCTTATGTGAACTGAGGAGTTGTTACCTGCTCTCTCCAATTACGAAGTCCACCATTCACTTAATCTAAAGCAGTGGTCACCATTTATGCAACATATCATGTTTAAAACTTTAATGCAAATAAGAAAAGATAAGTTTATGAAATTGCCAGGCTTTTAATGACAAATACTATTTCTTTAGGTACAAGGTGACGGAGTCATTGTAGCCACCCCTACAGGAAGTACTGCTTACTCTACAGCTGCAGGAGGTTCCATGGTAAGCTGTGCTTTTTATTCGAGTCatggttatattattattggtaaATGGATATAATTGATTGCAAATTGTCTTTTTTAGTTTTCACTAGACCTAAGCTTTTAAAACGGCCATTTGCTTGTTTTTCTTGACCTGAAGATAAGAGGTCAGAACTGCCATTTGTGTTAGAAAAAGCTATTACATTGTGTCGGTGTATAATTTAAAAGCAAAGTAAACATCATTTGGTCCTGGAGCCATCTATTTACTTTGGCAGTTAGATATATGCTCTTAATGCAAATCTCGCTCCCTGGCCCCCCTCTCTTATATGATTATACTAAAATTGGTAGCTTCATGGTTGGTAGTGACATTGATGTGGTGTTTGGTGCACGGATTGACTGGGTTGGGTTCAGCTTACTCCTAAATCTTGTTTGGTGGCTATGAATCTTAATGGCCACAAGTCCTTGATGACATCAAAGATATCTAACCATTATAGGAACCCCAGTGGTCGGATGTCTGCAGAAAATGCCTTCATCCTCCTTATGCACAGGCTTAGCAGATATTTCTCTTCTAGTTGATCGATTGTCTTTTATTACATTGTGAAGTGGCTAGTGTTTTATGGAATGCTATTTTTGTAACACTTTGAAAGATCAACCTCGTAGGGTGGTTGATCTTTCAGAGCATTGGAAAGATGGTCTTGTCTTGCCTCTTTTGGTGTCTTTGGTGAGAAAGCAATGGCTGAAATTCTAGGACAATGGGAAGATGGTGGTGGAACTCCAATGTTTCTTCTATAGAACCCTTTACATTTGATGATTGCTCATTCCACATTGGACATGTATCTGCATCACCAGTCAATTTCTAGCGTATGAAAAGCACATTTTTCTTAGAATCTATCATCTGAAGGTCTTGAATTCTCTGCAAAGTAGGTAGTGGCGGAACCAACAATTTTCttgagagggggggggggggggggaattttCTAATGTGCGACACATTAAGattcaaaactaaaaaacatatatataaaattagatctcgataatttgcaatttacacatagaaataagattctaaaaatacaacatcttaatatatgttttagatttttaactATAATGTTCATGGAATAATAatgatctattattatttttataatgaaatatttagaatttatttgctTCATATAAATTATCAAGTGATATTTGAGAATGTTATCTTTTATTCTAGTATGTAAGCtagtttattaagtttcatgcaaactctagatattttcatgtcacattaagcatataatactataatatagatcttaaataagttttttcttgatcaatgaagtctagaggatcgataaaacctctcaactattttccatatagatcaccaaccttaaatgattttttgttgtatttttactttggattttatattaagaagcctaatattgtataacaaaaaactttgggatccatattaataagtttattatttctcctaaacttagttttaatttaattttggtgagaccacactcttgaaaataaataatgtatagaaattatacaaaattatgaGATTATAGGAAAAAAGTTGGAGAGACATTTctaagtatattgaaattttataaaattttgtagaGCATATGGagattataagttttttttttttttttggggcggCGCCCGCAGCCGCGGGGGCGGGGCATTTTctgtatttataaaattatgattaaaattagggtatattttaattttcaaaaacctTAGATACATTTAGGTCCACCACTGAAAgtaggaaggaagaagaaatatcCCTTCAGCAGCTACATATCTACTCTATCATTTTGTCACATTCTAATTGCATATATTAAATTTCAGAGGTGTGTGTTTTACGtaattcaataaataaattccaCTATTGTTGTGCCTCTCATACTCATTGCAGTGTAAACAAATGTTcttattgaaaaatatataagttcAATCCGGCAATTACAAATACTATCACTGGTTGTTGTTCAGGTGCATCCAAATGTTCCTTGCATGCTCTTCACACCAATATGCCCACACTCCCTCTCATTTAGACCGGTTATACTTCCAGATTCTGTAAGGCTGGAATTGAAGGTATGCTATTGATTATCTAGGAACTAGATATTTTGGGTCTTTAGCTCTTAATCTGGAGATATCTTAGCGAAAATTTTGGCTTTAACTAAGTACTATCTTTCTTTTTGCCACCTTTAGTTCTTAAACTGTAGAAAAAGGGATGGTGCTTTTGTTGAACTGAGTTGGCACTTAGAGAGCACAGTGTGCTTTTGATGTCGAGCAAGAAAATTCTCTCCATTCATTTCTGTTTATTCATCTTTATTTCGTTCAAGGAAATGCCACATTTTGGAAGAAGCAAGAAggaacataaatattttggttTCTTTACTTTTCTGCTATTTCTGTTCTTTTGACATGTTTATAAAGTTCTGTTAAATGGCTGCGTGTTAGATCTGGGGATTCAATCTTGGAGTTGCCCTTTCTGATGCCCATTTACGCTAACATCTTTTTGAGGGGATATTTTCCAATCTCTCTGATTCTGATGTTGCTTATTTCCATATTGAACCATATATCAGGAATTGATCAAGTGTTGGAGAACCAAACTAGTTCGACTTGGTTACTTAGATAGTTCTAAACAGTATGCATTTAGAGCTCTAAATCATACAATGTCCATATGTGTCCCTGGATGGCGAAAAGGTACATACAATTATTAACACAATGACAAGTGCAATTTGGAAACTCAACTTGGGAGGTGGTGGACTTTCTGAGGGAGGCATGTGGCTTTATGGGAATTCCATGTCTAGTTGTGGATTCTCTGAGTTAGATATATGCCAAACAGTTTGGGATGAATCCAGAAGTATATCCTTCTGTCAGTCATCTGCCAGATATGGTTTTCCCTTGATCCTAATCCTGGgagtttcataaaaatatgTTCTAATAAATTACGTCCAGTATCTTTGTATATAGTCGTTAGCCAAGTTAAAATACATATAGTCATTTCACTCTCTTGTTTGGCTGCGGAGTGGTAAAAGGTTTACAATGACGGTGGGACAAGCAGTTATGACTTAGTTCCTCTctctatggaaaaaaaaaaaaaaaaaaaaaaaaaaaaaccatgagaTGAGGCCTAATGAACTGTAAGAACAAAGAATcatcttttgtttctttgtgaaaattaagaaaatggttaGAAAACAGAAGGCCAAATGGGGGGTGTGACCCCAATACACAAAAGAGTAGTTCAAAGTATTCTGTGTTCTGTTACTTGTACCCATATGTAAATTGTTATACTTGTATTTGTGTCCGTTTGGTAGTTCTATTTCATCTTTTGTGAACTCCTATTTCTTTAAGACGGTCTCTGGGAAGAACAAAAACTTTTATGCCAAATTTGATCTCAGGTCTAAAACCGTTCCACATCCCATGAAGTTGCCTTGAATATGATGCAATAACTGCTATTCCATGTTTTAGGTTGATAGCAAAGTTTGGCTTATTGATCATAGTTCTTGCCAGTTATATTCTTTGTTAGTAGTATTAACATGGTTGTATTTGACAGATTCCAGAGGATGCTAGAAGCAATGCATGGGTTTCTTTCGATGGGAAGAGAAGGCAGCAACTCTCAAGAGGAGATTCTGTACAAATACATATGAGTCGGCACCCACTTCCAACAGTCAACAAGTCTGACCAGACATGCGATTGGTTTCACAGCTTGATTCGCTGTCTAAATTGGAATGAGAGGCTTGATCAAAAGGCCCTTTGAAGAAACCTAATCTCTTGCCATGCCAGAGTACTGAGGTTCTTGTA
This is a stretch of genomic DNA from Carya illinoinensis cultivar Pawnee chromosome 15, C.illinoinensisPawnee_v1, whole genome shotgun sequence. It encodes these proteins:
- the LOC122297332 gene encoding NAD kinase 2, chloroplastic isoform X1 yields the protein MVARCFLCHVMISVVDMNHSSPATGISSRSSSLASHFCPSKPSQFSVGSLKFCGFGFELKRKDLLKRRLKFVVSAELSKPFSLSFGLDSQTFRSHDPSQAPWIGPVPGDIAEVEAYCRIFRTTEWLHTALMDTLCNPLTGECSVSYDFTPEEKPLLEDKIVSVLGCMVSLLNKGREDVLSGRSSIQNSFWVGDVSSVEDKLPPLAIFRSEMKRCCESLHIALENYLTPDDDRSLDVWRKLQRLKNVCYDSGFPRGENYPCHTLFANWNPVYFSTSKEDIWSKDSEVAFWMGGQVTEEGLKWLVKKGYKTIVDLRAETITDNFYQAALDDAVLSGKIELVKIPVEVGTSPSMEQVEKFASLVSDYSKKPIYLHSKEGVKRTLAMISRWRQFMSRCSQQSVSGQPVASNGFLLQDADGMRKMQEPCIFEESSQLEKESGLMQESLGPNGVSYEKVSPYKGKKHQSSNGALSSIVSVQGMPSELADNGVGSPANFTIDTDPLKAQVPTCNVFSKKEMSRFFRSRKISPSTYKNDQLKGFQILRISRDAHNGTMRKGDIVRADTMSQPLESGGPNGSLNGKTLFPETQKSPADDEKYLIGDIKVSVGPDVNGLDQVDRPSVMTETNISTVVNTNFDETVRSQSILKDRKSNGGPALISANDDLGPIEGNMCASTTGVVRVQSRKKAEMFLVRTDGHSCAREKVTESSLAFTHPSTQQQMLMWKSTPKTVLLLKKLGQELMEEAKEVATFLYYQEKMNVLVEPYVHDIFARIPGFGFVQTFYSQDTSDLHERIDFVACLGGDGVILHASNLFRGAVPPVVSFNLGSLGFLTSHAFEDYKQDLRQVIHGNDTLDGVYITLRMRLRCEIFRNGKAVPGKVFDVLNEVVVDRGSNPYLSKIECYEHDRLITKVQGDGVIVATPTGSTAYSTAAGGSMVHPNVPCMLFTPICPHSLSFRPVILPDSVRLELKIPEDARSNAWVSFDGKRRQQLSRGDSVQIHMSRHPLPTVNKSDQTCDWFHSLIRCLNWNERLDQKAL
- the LOC122297332 gene encoding NAD kinase 2, chloroplastic isoform X2, translated to MVARCFLCHVMISVVDMNHSSPATGISSRSSSLASHFCPSKPSQFSVGSLKFCGFGFELKRKDLLKRRLKFVVSAELSKPFSLSFGLDSQTFRSHDPSQAPWIGPVPGDIAEVEAYCRIFRTTEWLHTALMDTLCNPLTGECSVSYDFTPEEKPLLEDKIVSVLGCMVSLLNKGREDVLSGRSSIQNSFWVGDVSSVEDKLPPLAIFRSEMKRCCESLHIALENYLTPDDDRSLDVWRKLQRLKNVCYDSGFPRGENYPCHTLFANWNPVYFSTSKEDIWSKDSEVAFWMGGQVTEEGLKWLVKKGYKTIVDLRAETITDNFYQAALDDAVLSGKIELVKIPVEVGTSPSMEQVEKFASLVSDYSKKPIYLHSKEGVKRTLAMISRWRQFMSRCSQQSVSGQPVASNGFLLQDADGMRKMQEPCIFEESSQLEKESGLMQESLGPNGVSYEKVSPYKGKKHQSSNGALSSIVSVQGMPSELADNGVGSPANFTIDTDPLKAQVPTCNVFSKKEMSRFFRSRKISPSTYKNDQLKGFQILRISRDAHNGTMRKGDIVRADTMSQPLESGGPNGSLNGKTLFPETQKSPADDEKYLIGDIKVSVGPDVNGLDQVDRPSVMTETNISTVVNTNFDETVRSQSILKDRKSNGGPALISANDDLGPIEGNMCASTTGVVRVQSRKKAEMFLVRTDGHSCAREKVTESSLAFTHPSTQQQMLMWKSTPKTVLLLKKLGQELMEEAKEVATFLYYQEKMNVLVEPYVHDIFARIPGFGFVQTFYSQDTSDLHERIDFVACLGGDGVILHASNLFRGAVPPVVSFNLGSLGFLTSHAFEDYKQDLRQVIHGNDTLDGVYITLRMRLRCEIFRNGKAVPGKVFDVLNEVVVDRGSNPYLSKIECYEHDRLITKVQGDGVIVATPTGSTAYSTAAGGSMIPEDARSNAWVSFDGKRRQQLSRGDSVQIHMSRHPLPTVNKSDQTCDWFHSLIRCLNWNERLDQKAL